The Pseudomonas fragi DNA window GGCCCGTGGGAGCTGGCTTGCCTGCGATCAAGACACCTCGGCACATCAGGTTGGCCGGGTTGATCCAATCGCGGGCAAGCCCGCTCCCACAGGGGGTGGCGGCTACTCAAGACGAGGCAGGCTTGCGCGGTGCCCGGGGTTTTTTCTCGCCAGCAGGTTTTGCTGCGGCCTTGGCCTTGGTGGCCTTTGCCGGCGCCTTGGAGGGGGCCAGGGCTTGCGCCTGGGCCAGTTTGTGAGCCATTTCCCAGTGGCGGGCCTCCTGGCCCTGCGGACGGCCCTCGGATTCCCAGATCTGATAGGCAAATTCACGAATGTGTTTGTCGTCATTACTCATGGTAAAGCTCCTTGCTCTTGGGTGAGTTAGCGGTCTCGTTCGTGGGCTTGCAGGCGGGCGCAAGCCAGTAACTCGAAGCGTTGCGTGGCATCGATGGCGTCCAGCAACAGGCTGCAATCGCCCGGCAGCCTTCGGCACCAGTTGGGGTGGCCACTGACGGTGCCAGGCACATTGGCTTGTTCCTCAAGCCCCAGGGCATCCTCGATCGGCAGCAGCACCAGGGGCGCACGGGTGTGCCCCAGAAAACGGATGCTGGCGTCCAGTGTCGGGGCGTTGCCCTGGACTTCTTCCTGAAAATTCTGCGGGTCCAGGCGCAGGGCCCGATCCAGCCCTTCACATTCTCGCTGGCGCTCCTCGCGCCAGCGTTGCGCGGCAATCGGGTCGATCAGGTTGAGGCGTTCGTTCCAGTCGATATCACGCGCGCGCAGCCAGCCGGTGAGTGTTGGCAGGTCGTGGGTGCTGGTGGTGGCCAGGGCATCATCCGGCCAGTCCAGAATGGGTTTGAAGCGGGCACCGTAGTCCTGCTCGAACAGCAGTACGCGAATGCCCAGGATCGCCCGTTCGCTGAGCTTTTCCCGCAGGCCTTCCGGCACCGTACCGAGGTCTTCACCGAGGACGATGGCCTGATGGCGCACGGACTCCAGGCAGACCAGACGCAGCAAGTCATCGATGGGGTAATACAGGTACGCGCCTTGGTCGGGCGATGCCCCCAGGGGGATCACCCACAAGCGCTGCAAGCCCAGCACATGGTCGATGCGCAGGCCACCGGCGTGGGCAAAGTTGGCGCGCAGCATTTCAATAAACGCGCGAAAACCGCTGCGTTTGAGGCCTTCAGGCGAGAACGCAGAAATGCCCCAGCCCTGGCCTGCGCGGTTGAGGGCATCGGGTGGCGCACCAACGGTCAGTTGCGCGAGTAATTCGTCCTGACGGCACCAGGCCTGGCTGCCAGCGCCATCGGCACCCACCGCCAGATCGGCAATCAGGCCGATGGCCATGCCACTGGCGCGGGCCGTGGCCTGGGCGCGCTCCAGGCAACTGGTGATCAACCATTGGCAAAAAGCGTAATAGGCGATGGTCTGGCGATGCTCCTCGGCAAACTGCAGTAGCGCCGGGCTGTCCGGGTTGCGCCATTGTTCGGGCCAGTCGCGCCAGTCGAGGCTGTGTTGCTCTGCCACGCAGAGTTCCTGCAGGGCTTCAAAGCGGCAGTGATTTTCCAGGGCTTCGCCACCCCGTTGGCGAAAATGCTGGAAGTCAGCGTCAAGCGGATGCGCTTGGCGGATGAAGTCCTGGTAGAGCTGGCGCAGCAGGGTCTGCCTGGCCCGGGTGGCCGCGGGCCAATCGATCAGCGGCAGCTGTTCCAGGCGCTGCAACTCGTCTTGCAAGCCTGTGGCCTCGATGGCCCTGTGCAGCGCCTCCTCGCCGAGGATACTGGCCGGTGCGGCATACAGGCTGTTGAGGAACAGGCGGCTGGACGGAGAGTACGGGCTGTAGTGCTTGGGCGCGCTGCTGAACATGGCGTGTACAGGGCTGATGGCCAAAGCATCGGCCCCCCGTTCTGCCACCCCTTGCAGCAGGGTTTCCAGGGCCCGGGTGTCGCCAAAGCCGCCATCGCCATGACGGCGCAGCGAATACAGTTGCACGCTCAGCCCCCAGGCCCGCGGTGCCGATTGATGCAGGGCGTCGGCAATGCTGAAGCACCTGGCCGGGGCCACGGCCAGGGTGAATTGCTGATCGTCCAGATGCACCCGGTGATAACCGATGGGGATCATGCCCGGCAGCATGGCGTCGGCATCCAGCTGGATTGGCAGTGATTCACCGTTCTCCAGGTGAACGACGCACTGGCGATGGGGGTGGAAATAGCGTGACAGGTCCAGCGCCTTGCCGACATCAGCCGTCAGCAGGGGCGGCAGACGTTTGTTCTGTTGTTCCAGCTGCAGGTTGAGCAGGCTGGTTTCGATGGCCTCGGCACTGTCGGCAGGCAAACCCAGCCCCGCCAGAATGGCTTCCAGTACCTGGGGCGTGACGCGTTGCGGCTGGCCGTTGGCATCAATCCAGTCAACGGCCAGCCCGGCTCGGCCGGCGAGTACTTCTAGTTGCGCTTCACTCATTGGCGGTTCCCTTGCTGGCGATAAATGATCGAACGTCAGACAGATCCGCAGGTTGCATGGCTCATGGCTTTACGGCGCGGAGCAATGACTTGGCAACCAGTTGTTCATACAGCTCGGCATAGGGTTCTACGGCCTGGCACCAGTTGAATGGAGCGGCCATTGCGCGGCAGCGCATGGCATTGAGCAGTTTGGGGTAGCTGAACACCTTGAAGGCACGCTTGAGTGCTTCTTCATAGCTGGCCACGGTGGACTCGTCGAACAGAAACCCGGTCACGCCATTCTCGATGGTGTCGGCCAGGCCGCCGGTGTTGCGGGCCACCGGCAGCGAGCCGAAGCGTTGTGCATACATCTGGCTCAACCCGCAGGGTTCGTAGCGCGAGGGCATCAGCAAAAAGTCGCTGCCTGCGAACATGCGTCGCGCATCGGTTTCATTGAAACCGATGCGTACACCGATCTGACCCGGGAAACGCAGTGCCAGTTCACGCATGGCCTGTTCTTCTTCGGGCTCGCCGCGGCCGATGATGCAAATCTGCCCGCCCGACGCGACGATAAAGGCCGCCACGGCTTCGGTCAGGTCCAGGCCTTTCTGGTACACAAGGCGCGAAACCACGGCAAACAGCGGCCCCTTGGACGGCTTGAGGCCGAACAGGTTGCGCACATGGGCCGTGTTGATGGCGCGGGCGTCCCAGTCGCCGATGGCGAACGGGGCCACCAGGTGCGGGTCGGTGGTGGCTTCCCAGCTTTCATCGATGCCATTGGGGATGCCGCTGAGCAGGCCTTGCTGGGTTTTGCTGGCCAAAAAGCCGTCCAGCCCGCAGCCAAAGGCCGGGGTGGTGATTTCGGTGGCGTAGGTGGCGCTGACCGTAGTGATATGGCTGGAGTAAGCCATCCCGGCCTTGAGAAACGACAATTTGCCGTAGAATTCCATGCCGTCCTGTTGCAGGGCGTGGTGAGGGATGCCCAGCTCCGGGCAGCAGGCACGGCTGAATACGCCCTGGTAGGCCAGGTTATGGATGGTAAACAGCGTTGGCGTGCGTTGGCCGCGCCAGTGCATATAGGCGGGGGTCAGACCGGCAGGCCAGTCGTGGGCGTGGACCAGATCGGGCTGCCAGTGGATTTGCGCCAGGTTGGCAGCCATATCGGCAGCGGCCAGGCCCAGGCGTGCGAAGCGAATATGGTTGTCGGGCCAGTCGCGGCCATTGTTGGCGCCGTAGGGGGTGCCTTCGCGCTCATAAAGTTCGGGGCAAATCAGCACATAGATGACCAGGCCGTCTTTCAAGTCCATGCGCCCGATCTTGCAAGCGGGCAGGGCAGCATGGCCGCCCAGTTCGCCGATGATATGGATCGGGTTGTCGCTGTTGAGCACTTGCGGGTAACCGGGGATCAGCACGCGCACATCATGCAAGTGACGCATGGCCCGCGGCAGTGCGGCCGACACATCGCCCAGGCCACCGGTTTTCACCAGGTCGGCCAGTTCCGAGGTGACAAACAGCACCTTCTTTTTGTTGGGATTGGCGTTGATCACCGCCAGCGCGGGCCTCCCTGCAGGGGCCAGCTCGGGCAGTGAAATAAGCTCATTCACAACTTGCGGGGTCAGACGTTGTTCTTGATGTGGCGCAGCAGCACTGATCATGAATCTCTCCCGTTGTATTTATTGATCTGCCAACGGCCACTGGCGGGTACGCCTCCAATTGCTGATCGGCCCTGTCATCCGTGACAAACATGCTCAAAAGATGATTAGGGCATTGCAAGGAATGCACCAACTGCGGCAACCGGGTCTTGAGTGGACCTACCACGGGCAAATAAGATTTGATTATTCAAATACGACAATTACACGCCGTAGACGCGACAGCGTTGAGTGTAGGAGAGATGGGTCAAGGTGCTAGGTAAAGGCAATGAATTTTTGTAAGACAATGAGAATTGCCTTGTAGGAAAAATATCTAACACGAACAGTGCTTCAGTTTCGTAGCAGCTGACGAGCGGAGCGAGGCTGCGTCCGGCTGCGTAGTGGCCGTAAACCCTGGGAGCCGGGTTTAACTGATACACCGAGGCGTCTGATTTTGCGGCGGCTATGTCGTGGTGCTGCATCGCACCGAACGCAGCCTCGCTCCGCTCGTCAGCTGCTACGGGGATGTGGATGTGGATGTGGATGTGGATGTGGATTTTCGGTTATGCCAAAAAACAGGGCGAGCGCACCGGTTTGGTGCGCTCGCCCTTGACCTCTCAATGGCCAGGGTATTCGGCAATCACCTGGTCCTTGCCGTCGTTGCCCAGGCCGATCACCTGATAGGCGTCCTTGCGATCACCCATTTCCATGCCCGGCGAACCCATTGGCATGCCGGGTACGGCGATGCCCTTGAGGTCGTTGCGCTGGGTCAGGGCAACCACTTGCTCTGCAGGTACATGACCTTCAACGAATTTGCCGTTGATCACGCCGGTATGGCAGGAAGCCAGCCGTGGCTGCACGCCAAGGCGTTGCTTGACGCTGCTCATATCATCCTCTACATGGTCATTGACCTTGAAACCATTGGTTTCAAGGTGGGAAATCCAGGCTTTGCAGCAGCCACAATTGGCATCGCGGTGTACGTCAATGGTCAGCTGCTCAGCTGCTTGTGCCAGCGAGGTCAATAACAGTGCCGACAGAGCGGCAAGGCGCAATGGTGTTTTCATCGTGTACCTCTTTACGAAAAAGCCTCAGCCTGAGCGCCAGGGGCTGTCAGGCAGATGATCACAAGATGACAAAGCTGTCAGGTTGGGGCGCCGGGAGCCCGTTCAAGGGGTCAGGCGCAAGCTGGCGCGAATGCCATTGACCTGGGCTTCGTTGGCCTTGTAGCCCTCTGCGGGGCCGGCGTAGGACAGGGCGTAGGCATTGTTGCCCTGGGTGGCGGCCACTAACGTCTGGGTGATGACGTGGTTACCGTTCTGGGTGATCTTGCAGGTGGTCTGCAGGGCCTTGAGGCCACCCAGGGTACTGTCATGGATCTTGTTGCAGGCGCTCTGGTAGCCACCCTTGGCGAAGTTTTGCTGCAGGGTCTTGCGCATTTGCAGCAACACCGCGTCCATATTGACCTTGTGCTCGGGGGCCAGGGTCGACTGGGTCAGTTCCATGACCATTTGCGGGTCGCCGCTGGCGTCGTTCTTCACCGCTCGCTGGCGCACGCTGCTGTCGTCAGGCGCGGGCGGTACGGCCTGAACTTCCCAGCCACCGGGCCAGGTGATCATCAGACCGTCGGCGCTGGCCACGGGCACGGCAGCCAGCAGGCACAAGCCGATAAAAACAGGGAAACGTCGGGCAAAATGCATGGGTCTCGGGCCTTTTGAGCGATAAATGGATTGCAATAGTGTATCAATAGGTGTCGAAGTATTGCTTTGCAGCGTGACATCAATTTCAACCATTGCTCAGCTAAACCTTTGCTTCTTATGTCTAATCCCGGACAATCGCGCCCCTCTTATGGCCGGGGCGATGTCAGCAAGGTGTTTCTTGTCCGCCCCGGCTGCGTGGTAACGACCGGCTAGCGGAGATTCGACCGGATGAATGACCAGGCTAACAGCGTCGACGAACGCTTCGACGAGACACCAGCGACCCTCACTCGCTGGAACCGTCATGACACCACCTGGATGCTGGGCCTGTTCGGCACAGCGATTGGCGCAGGTACCTTGTTTTTGCCAATCAACGCAGGGCTCGGCGGCTTCTGGCCGCTACTGATCCTGGCGCTGCTGGCGTTCCCGATGACCTTTTATGCCCACCGTGGCCTGACCCGCTTCGTACTCTCCGGCCGCGAAGGTTCAGATATCACTGACGTGGTTGAAGAACATTTCGGCCTGCGCGCCGGTGCAGTGATTACCCTGCTGTACTTCCTGGCCATCTTCCCGATCCTGCTGATCTACAGCGTAGCGCTGACCAACACGGTCGGCAGCTTTATGCTCAACCAGATGCATATCACCCCGCCACCACGGGCGATCCTGTCGCTGGTGCTGATCCTGGGCCTGCTGATTGTGGTGCGTTGCGGCGAGCAGGTGATCGTCAAGGCCATGAGCATGCTGGTCTACCCGTTTATCGTGGCATTGCTGTTTTTGGCGGTGTTTTTGATTCCGCACTGGAACGGCGGCATCCTCAGTACCGCGACCACGCTGCCTGCACCTTCAGTGTTGCTGCATACCCTGTGGCTGGCGATTCCGGTGATGGTGTTTTCCTTTAACCACTCGCCGATCATCTCGGCCTTCGCCGTTGATCAAAAGCGCCGCTACGGTGCCAACGCCGATGAGCGCAGCTCGCAGATCCTGTCCCGCGCCCACCTGCTGATGGTGGTGATGGTGCTGTTCTTCGTGTTCAGTTGCGTGCTGACCCTGTCGCCAGAGCAACTGGCCGAGGCCAAGGCGCAGAACCTGTCGATCCTGTCCTACCTGGCCAACCACTTCAGCAACCCGACCATCGCCTTTGCCGCGCCATTGATTGCATTCGTGGCCATTGCCAAGTCCTTCCTGGGCCACTACATCGGCGCCAGCGAAGGCCTTAAAGGCCTGGTACTGAAAACCGGCAAACGCCCGGGTACGAAAAGCCTCGACCGCATGACGGCCGCCTTCATGCTGGTGGTGTGCTGGGCCGTGGCCACGCTTAACCCGAGCATCCTGGTCATGATCGAAACCCTGGGCGGGCCGGTGATTGCCGCCATCCTGTTCCTGATGCCGATGTATGCGATCCGTCGGGTACCGGCCATGCGCCAGTACTCGGGGCAGATCTCCAACGTGTTCGTGACGGTGATCGGCCTGATCGCGATCTCCTCGCTGGTGTATTCGCTGATCCCTTGATGCATGCCCCTGTCGCCGCCGTCCTGGCGGCGACAGGGCAATGATTGACCCGCGCAAGCCGTCCAGGGCTTGAGTCTGGCCAGTACTGCGAATATGATTGCGACCCATTCCTATTCGCAGTGTGCTGACCGCACGTCCCGAGGGTTCCCGTGTCGCCATCCCCGCCGAACCCACCGCTGCTGCACGCAGACGTGCATGGCCTTTACAGCGATCATCATGGCTGGCTGGTCAACTGGCTGCGCCGGCGCCTGCGCGATACCGACAATGCCGCCGACCTGGCCCAGGACACCTTTCTTTATGTGCTGGGCAAGCCTGAGCAGGTGACGCACTTGCGCGAGCCGCGGGCCTGGCTGAGCAGCATTGCCAAGGGCCTGTTGATAGACCGCTTTCGTCGGCACAAGGTCGAACAGGCCTACCTGCAAGCGTTGGCGCACCTGCCCGAGCAGCAGATGCCTGCCCCGGAAGAACGCTTGATCCTGCTTGAAACCCTGACCCGAATTGATGCGTTGCTCGATGGCCTGAAGCCCAATGTGCGCACTGCCTTTTTGCTCTCGCGCCTTGAAGGCCTTGGCTATCAGGCCATCGCCGAGCGCCTGGGCGTTAGCGTCAGCTCGGTGGAAAAGTACATGGCCACAGCCATCCGCCATTGTTTTTTGGCGCGTCAGGCCCTGTGAGCGCGGGTTCGTCACCGCCTGAATTTGCCCCCCATGTGCTGGACCAGGCGATTGACTGGCTGGTCAAAACCCGGTCCGGTGCAGCACCGCCGCAGGTGTTTGCGGCGTGTGAGCAATGGCGCGCCGCCGACGCCAGCCATGAAGCTGCCTGGCAAGCCCTGCAAATGACCGAGAGCACCTTGCGCCAGGCTTCGGCGCTGCCCGGGCGCGTGGCCCTGGACACCTTGGCCGGCAGTGGCCGCCTGCGTTCACGGCGCCAGGCCCTCAAGGTACTGGGGTTGGGCATGCTGGGGTCGGGAGCGGGGGGCCTGCTGCTGCAACAGCAGCCCTGGCGTAGCTTTGGCGCAGACTATGCGACAGGCGTGGGGGAACGACGCTCCTTCAACCTGCTCGATGGCACGCGATTGCAGCTCAATACCGACAGTGCTGCTGACGTGCTGTTCACGGAGCAACAGCGCCTGATCGTATTGCGCGATGGCGAGATTTTTGTCCGCACGGGTTTGGACCCTGCCGCTGCCAGCGGGCGCCGGCCGTTTTGGGTACACACCCGCGAGGCGCGGTTGCAGGCTATTGGCACCGCATTCGATGTCCGTCAGGAGTCGGGGCGTACTCGATTGATGGTCGAGGAGGGCGTAGTAGCGATTCACTTGCCCGATGCCCGGCCAGTGCTGGTACAGGCGGGCAGCGAGTACCTGATCGAGCCGGGCTCGGCGCAGTTGCAGCCGGCGTCTGTGTTTAATGCTAATGGCTGGGTCAGCGGTGTGCTGGTGGCCAGGCAGATGCGCCTGCAGGATCTCGTGCAAGAGCTGGCGCGCTATCGCCACGGCTGGTTGCAGTGCGATCCGGCGGTCGCTCAATTACGGGTTTCCGGGGTGTTTCAACTCGACCGCATTGACCACGCGCTGGACGGGTTGAGCCAGTCACTGGCGGTACGTGTTGAGCGCCGGACACGGTTCTGGACGCGGATTGTGCAAGCTTAAACCGTAGCAGCTGCCGAAGGAACGAGGCTGCGTTCGGCGGCGAAGCCGTCGTAAAACCTCATAGTCGGGTTTAACTGATACACCGCAGAATCTGATTTTGCGACGACTACGTCGGGGTGCCGCATCACGCCGAACGCAGCCTCGTTCCTATGGCAGCTGCTACGAGGTTTTGCGCAGTTACAAATACGAATAATTATCACATTTCTTTGCGGGTTTTCGGCTGGCCTTCGACAGATAGGCATAAGACTTATCCATTGCAGGAGCCCCGCGCCAATGTCCCGTGTTTTTCCCATCCCTTCATTGCCTCCCCGCAGCCGCCTGGCCATTGCCTTGCATATCGTTTTGCTGGGCTCCGTCGTGCAGCCATTGGCGCAGGTCAGCGCTGCGCCCTTGAGCGTCCAGCGCAGCTTCGATGTACCCGCCAGCAATCTGCAGGATGCACTGAACCGCTTCGCCCAGCAGGCCAATATCTCCCTGCCTTATGATCCGGCGCTGGTGCAAGACAAGCAGGCGTCAGCTCTCAAGGGCAGTTTTGAGGTGGCTCAGGGCTTGCAGCAACTGCTCAGGGGCAGCGGCTTGACCGCCACCGAAGGCGCCGGCGGAGTCTGGACCCTGTACTCGCTGACCTCCGGCAATGCGCAGGGGCAGTTGCAACTGCAAGCTACCAGCGTCACGGGTATGGCGTTGGGCAGCACCACTGAGGGTAGTCACTCCTACACCACGGGTGAAACCAGTACAGCAACCAAATTGCCGCTTTCGCTGCGCGAAACGCCGCAATCGGTCACGGTCATTACCCGTCAGCAAATGACTGACCAGGGCTTGGGCAGTATCGCTCAGGTATTGTCGCAAACGCCCGGTATCACCGTGGTGCATGACGACAGCGAGCGCTACAACTTTTACTCACGGGGTTTCACCCTCGATAACTTCCAGTACGACGGCGTACCGACCTCGGACTTCACCACCAATACCAACGGCCTGGGCATGCGCGACATGGCCATTTACGATCGCGTAGAGGTGGTGCGCGGTGCCACCGGTTTGATGAGCGGTGTGGGTAGCCCGTCGGGGGCGGTGAATCTGGTGCGAAAACGCCCGACCAAGGAATTTCAGGGATATATATCGGGCAGCGGCGGCTCATGGGACCGCTATCGCAGTGAGCTGGACGTGTCCGGGCCGCTGACGGAAAACGCTGCACTGCGCGGGCGTGTGGTGGCCGCCCACGAAGATGGCCGCTCCTTTATCGATCGCTATTCCTCGACCAAGGACGTGTTCTACGGTATCGGCGAAGCGGATTTGACCGACGACACCACTCTTTACGCCGGTATCGACTACCAGCGGATCAATTCCAACGGCTCAAGTTTTGGCCAGTTGCCGCTGTATTACAGCGACGGCAGCCGCACCCACTTCAAGCGCTCGATGAATCCCGCAGCCAAGTGGGCCTATGCCGACAGTGAAAGCACCAAGTACTTCGCCGGTGTTGAACAGCGGTTTGCCAACGACTGGCTGCTCAAGGTCGAGGCCAGCCACTGGAAGGGCAACACCGAGCAGTTGCAGGGCAACCTTGTGGGCTGGGGGCCTTTCCCGGACAAGGCCACCGGCGAAGCGCAGTTTATGAGCGGGACCAAAACCTTCAAGATCAATACCGACACGCTGGACGCCTATGCAACCGGGCCGTTTGAGTTGTTGGGACGTACCCATGATCTGGTGGTGGGGATGAACGTCAGTGACCGGCGCACGGACTATCTGGCGATGAATGCCGATGACCTGACCGTCAATTACCAGAACTGGAACAACGACGCGCCGCGCCCTACAGATTTGAGCCAGGGCTTGAAGCAAAAGTACACGACCAAAGAGTCGGCAGCCTACGCAGCATTGCGCCTTAAACCTGTAGACGATCTGTCGATCATCCTTGGAACCAGGGTGGTGGACTACGATCGCAAGGGCACAATGACCTATAACGCGGCGCAAACTGTGCCAACCACGGATAACAGCAAAAAAACCGGGAAGATGATTCCTTATGCCGGGATCGTCTACGACTTGAGCGAAAACCACTCGGTCTATGCCAGCTATACGGATATCTTCACCCCGCAAAGCTACTTCGACCGCGACGACAAGGTTCTGCCGCCGATGACCGGCCAAAGTTATGAGGCCGGTCTGAAGTCCGAGTATTTCGGCGGTGCGCTGAACACCAGTTTCGCCCTGTTCATGATCAAGCAGGACAACTACGCCGAATACGATGGTGTACGCGATGACGGCCAGGATGCCTACAAGGCAATCAGCGGAACCAAAACCAAGGGTTTGGAGGCCGAAATATCCGGTGAAATCATGACCGGCTGGCAATTGCTGGCGGGCTACACCTACGCCCAGCCACGGGACAAGGACGGCAAGCGGATCAACAGCAACCACCCGGAGCAATTGTTCAAACTGGCCACCAGCTATCAATTGACCGGCGACCTCAAAGACCTCAACGTGGGCGGCAACCTGACCTGGCAGGGCTCGACCTACAGCGAGCTGGATTCCTCGATCAAGACCGAGGCCAAGGAGGGCAGCTTTGCCGTGGTCGGCCTGATGGCCCGCTATGACATCAGTAAAAACCTCAGTGCGTCGGTCAATCTGAACAACGTCTTCGATCGTGAGTACCTCAGCGGTTACGGCCTCTACTCGACTTATTACTACGGTGACCCGCGCAACCTGATGCTGGGTATGAAGTACCGTTTCTGACGAGGTTTTCATCTCGCGTTTGCCCTGCGTCGGCTATGGTTAAAAACCACGAAAACGGAGGCTGGCAATGAGCGATCCCACCATCCATCAGGCAGCAGCAGACGGTTACAAGCAAGGCGCCGACACCTATGTGCGCGGGCGCCCGGATTACCCGGCGGGTGTAACTGCATGGCTGTGCGAAACCCTTGGCCTGGGCCCCGGGCAAACCGTGCTTGAAGTCGGCGCCGGTACCGGCAAGTTCACCACGCGCCTGTTGCAGACGGGCGCGCGGGTGATTGTGGTAGAGCCGGTGCAGGCCATGCTCGACAAGCTCTCGGGCAGCTACCCCGAAGTCGAAACCCATCAAGGCACCGCCCAGGCCATACCCCTGGCCGATGCCAGTGTCGATGTGGTGGTGTGCGCGCAAGCTTTTCACTGGTTTGCCACCTCTGCCGCGCTGACCGAGATGTATCGCGTGCTCAAGCCAGGTGGGCAACTGGGGCTGATCTGGAACCTGCGCGATGCCAGTGTGCCGTGGGTGGCGCAACTGGATGCGCTGGTCAATCAGTGGGAAGGCGATGCGCCGCGCTTTTATACCGGCGCATGGCGTCAGGCATTTCCTCATCCGGGCTTTGGCCCTTTGCGCGAGCAGCAGTTGAGCCATTCCCACGACGGACCGGTAGAGGACGTGATCTTCAATCGGGTGCGTTCGACCAGTTTTATCTCGGCGCTGGCACCGGCCGAGCGTGATCGGCTGGAACAGCAACTGACGGCTTTTGTCGCCTCGCACAGTGTGTTGAATCACGGTGCCACCGTCAGCGTGCCGTATGTCACATCGGCATTTGTCACCCGCAAGGAGCCTTGACCTGCATCAATGCGCCTGACTTGCACAGGCATAGCCTGAGCTCCATCCATGTTCCAGGAGGTTGCCACAGATGAGCATCATCGTGACCGGGGCTGCCGGGTTTATCGGCAGCAATCTGGTGAAGGCGCTTAACCGGCGCGGCGAGCGCGACATCATCGCCGTCGACGACCTGACTGACGGCGACAAGTGCCGTAACCTGGCGGACTGCGATATCGCCGATTACTTCGACAAGCGCGAATTCGTACAGCGTTTTGCTACCCATCAACTGGGCGATGTACGCGCCGTGTTCCATCAGGGGGCGTGTTCCAGCACGGTCGAAAGCGATGGGCGGCTGATGATGGACAACAACTACCGTTACAGCTGCGATGTGCTTCAAGCCTGTGTGCAGCAGACCGTACCCTTGCTGTATGCCTCTTCGGCGGCGGTGTACGGGGCTGGGCGGGACTTTCGCGAAGCCCGCGAATGCGAGCGGCCGTTGAACGTGTATGCGTATTCAAAATTTCTCTTCGACCAGCGGGTCCGTCAGTTGCTGCCCAGGGCGCGCAGCCAGATCGTCGGCTTGCGCTACTTCAATGTGTATGGCCCGCGCGAGCAGCATAAAGGGCGTATGGCGTCGATGGTCTGGCACTGTTTCAACCAGTACCGGGAGCGTGGCCATGTCGAGCTGTTTGGTGAGTACGGGGGTTACCCGGCGGGCGGGCATGAGCGCGATTTTGTTTCGGTGGAGGATGTGGTCAAGGTCAATCTGCACTGGCTGGACCACCCGCAGACCAGCGGCATTTTCAACCTGGGCACGGGGCAGGCGCGGTCATTCAATGATCTGGCGCTGGCGACCATCAACAGCGTGCGCTGTGCCGAGGATCGCCCCCCCCTGACCCTGGAAACGGCCTTGCTGGACGGTGTGTTGCGGTATTGCGAGTTCCCCGAGGGGCTCAAGCACAAGTACCAGGTGTACACCTGCGCTGATCTCGGCCAGTTGCGTGAGGCGGGTTATCGCGAGCCGATGCTGGGGCTGGAGGAGGGCGTGCAGCGCTATTGCGCACAGTTGCTTGGCCGCTGTGACCGCTGATACGGTCGACCTGTTTGGGGGCGGGATCTGTGAGCACATGTTTACTTTGTGGGAGCGGGCTTGCTCGCGATGGCATCGACGCGGT harbors:
- a CDS encoding sigma-70 family RNA polymerase sigma factor — translated: MSPSPPNPPLLHADVHGLYSDHHGWLVNWLRRRLRDTDNAADLAQDTFLYVLGKPEQVTHLREPRAWLSSIAKGLLIDRFRRHKVEQAYLQALAHLPEQQMPAPEERLILLETLTRIDALLDGLKPNVRTAFLLSRLEGLGYQAIAERLGVSVSSVEKYMATAIRHCFLARQAL
- a CDS encoding FecR domain-containing protein, which gives rise to MSAGSSPPEFAPHVLDQAIDWLVKTRSGAAPPQVFAACEQWRAADASHEAAWQALQMTESTLRQASALPGRVALDTLAGSGRLRSRRQALKVLGLGMLGSGAGGLLLQQQPWRSFGADYATGVGERRSFNLLDGTRLQLNTDSAADVLFTEQQRLIVLRDGEIFVRTGLDPAAASGRRPFWVHTREARLQAIGTAFDVRQESGRTRLMVEEGVVAIHLPDARPVLVQAGSEYLIEPGSAQLQPASVFNANGWVSGVLVARQMRLQDLVQELARYRHGWLQCDPAVAQLRVSGVFQLDRIDHALDGLSQSLAVRVERRTRFWTRIVQA
- a CDS encoding TonB-dependent siderophore receptor; this translates as MSRVFPIPSLPPRSRLAIALHIVLLGSVVQPLAQVSAAPLSVQRSFDVPASNLQDALNRFAQQANISLPYDPALVQDKQASALKGSFEVAQGLQQLLRGSGLTATEGAGGVWTLYSLTSGNAQGQLQLQATSVTGMALGSTTEGSHSYTTGETSTATKLPLSLRETPQSVTVITRQQMTDQGLGSIAQVLSQTPGITVVHDDSERYNFYSRGFTLDNFQYDGVPTSDFTTNTNGLGMRDMAIYDRVEVVRGATGLMSGVGSPSGAVNLVRKRPTKEFQGYISGSGGSWDRYRSELDVSGPLTENAALRGRVVAAHEDGRSFIDRYSSTKDVFYGIGEADLTDDTTLYAGIDYQRINSNGSSFGQLPLYYSDGSRTHFKRSMNPAAKWAYADSESTKYFAGVEQRFANDWLLKVEASHWKGNTEQLQGNLVGWGPFPDKATGEAQFMSGTKTFKINTDTLDAYATGPFELLGRTHDLVVGMNVSDRRTDYLAMNADDLTVNYQNWNNDAPRPTDLSQGLKQKYTTKESAAYAALRLKPVDDLSIILGTRVVDYDRKGTMTYNAAQTVPTTDNSKKTGKMIPYAGIVYDLSENHSVYASYTDIFTPQSYFDRDDKVLPPMTGQSYEAGLKSEYFGGALNTSFALFMIKQDNYAEYDGVRDDGQDAYKAISGTKTKGLEAEISGEIMTGWQLLAGYTYAQPRDKDGKRINSNHPEQLFKLATSYQLTGDLKDLNVGGNLTWQGSTYSELDSSIKTEAKEGSFAVVGLMARYDISKNLSASVNLNNVFDREYLSGYGLYSTYYYGDPRNLMLGMKYRF
- a CDS encoding class I SAM-dependent methyltransferase, which codes for MSDPTIHQAAADGYKQGADTYVRGRPDYPAGVTAWLCETLGLGPGQTVLEVGAGTGKFTTRLLQTGARVIVVEPVQAMLDKLSGSYPEVETHQGTAQAIPLADASVDVVVCAQAFHWFATSAALTEMYRVLKPGGQLGLIWNLRDASVPWVAQLDALVNQWEGDAPRFYTGAWRQAFPHPGFGPLREQQLSHSHDGPVEDVIFNRVRSTSFISALAPAERDRLEQQLTAFVASHSVLNHGATVSVPYVTSAFVTRKEP
- the rfaD gene encoding ADP-glyceromanno-heptose 6-epimerase; translation: MSIIVTGAAGFIGSNLVKALNRRGERDIIAVDDLTDGDKCRNLADCDIADYFDKREFVQRFATHQLGDVRAVFHQGACSSTVESDGRLMMDNNYRYSCDVLQACVQQTVPLLYASSAAVYGAGRDFREARECERPLNVYAYSKFLFDQRVRQLLPRARSQIVGLRYFNVYGPREQHKGRMASMVWHCFNQYRERGHVELFGEYGGYPAGGHERDFVSVEDVVKVNLHWLDHPQTSGIFNLGTGQARSFNDLALATINSVRCAEDRPPLTLETALLDGVLRYCEFPEGLKHKYQVYTCADLGQLREAGYREPMLGLEEGVQRYCAQLLGRCDR